A stretch of Brassica napus cultivar Da-Ae chromosome C6, Da-Ae, whole genome shotgun sequence DNA encodes these proteins:
- the LOC106404961 gene encoding S-locus-specific glycoprotein S13-like — protein MKGLQNIYHHSYTFSFLLVFLVLILFHPALSIYVNTLSSSESLTISSNRTLVSHGGVFELGFFKPLGRSRWYLGIWYKKVSQKTYAWVANRDSPLSNSIGTLKISGNNLVLLGQSNNTVWSTNLTRENVRSPVIAELLPNGNFVMRYSSNKDSSGFLWQSFDFPTDTLLPDMKLGYDLKTGRNRILTSWRSSDDPSSGNTTYKIDTQRGLPEFILNQGRYEMQRSGPWNGMEFSGIPEVQGLNYMVYNYTENSEEISYTFHMTNQSIYSRLTVSDYTLNRLTWIPPSRAWSMFWTLPTDVCDPLYLCGSYSYCDLITSPNCNCIRGFVPKNPQQWDLRDGTQGCVRTTQMSCSGDGFLRLNNMNLPDTKTATVDRIIDVKKCEERCLSDCNCTSFAIADVRNGGLGCVFWTGELVEIRKFAVGGQDLYVRLNAADLDFSSDEKRHRTGKIIGWSIGVSVMLILSVLVLCFWKRRQKQAKAYVVGMKNFVEMEKV, from the exons ATGAAAGGGCTACAGAACATTTACCACCATTCTTACACCTTCTCGTTCTTGCTAGTCTTCCTTGTCTTGATTCTATTTCATCCTGCCCTTTCGATCTATGTCAACACTTTGTCGTCTTCAGAGTCTCTCACAATCTCGAGCAATAGAACACTTGTATCTCACGGTGGAGTCTTCGAGCTTGGTTTCTTCAAACCCTTGGGACGGTCGCGTTGGTATCTCGGAATATGGTATAAGAAAGTCTCCCAGAAAACCTACGCATGGGTCGCCAACAGAGACAGCCCTCTCTCCAATTCCATTGGAACCCTCAAAATCTCTGGCAACAATCTTGTCCTGCTAGGTCAGTCTAATAACACTGTTTGGTCGACAAATCTTACTAGAGAAAATGTGAGATCACCAGTGATAGCAGAGCTTCTTCCCAACGGTAATTTTGTAATGAGATACTCCAGCAACAAAGACTCAAGTGGATTCTTGTGGCAGAGTTTCGATTTTCCGACAGATACTTTACTTCCGGATATGAAACTAGGTTACGATCTCAAAACAGGGCGTAACAGAATTCTTACATCATGGAGAAGTTCAGATGATCCGTCAAGCGGGAATACCACGTACAAAATCGACACTCAAAGGGGATTGCCAGAGTTTATTCTTAATCAAGGACGTTATGAAATGCAAAGGAGCGGTCCGTGGAATGGAATGGAGTTTAGTGGCATACCGGAGGTGCAAGGATTAAATTACATGGTTTACAATTATACGGAGAACAGTGAGGAGATCTCTTACACGTTCCATATGACCAACCAAAGCATCTACTCCAGATTGACAGTCAGTGACTATACACTTAATCGATTGACGTGGATCCCGCCATCACGGGCATGGAGCATGTTCTGGACTTTACCGACGGACGTGTGCGATCCACTTTACTTATGTGGATCTTATTCTTACTGTGACCTAATTACGTCACCTAACTGTAACTGTATTAGAGGGTTCGTTCCCAAGAACCCGCAGCAGTGGGACTTGAGAGACGGAACACAGGGGTGTGTGAGGACGACGCAGATGAGCTGTAGTGGAGATGGCTTTTTGCGGCTAAACAATATGAATTTGCCGGATACCAAGACGGCGACTGTGGATCGGATAATTGATGTGAAAAAATGCGAAGAGAGGTGTCTAAGTGATTGTAACTGTACGTCGTTTGCTATTGCGGATGTTCGAAACGGCGGATTGGGTTGTGTGTTTTGGACCGGAGAGCTCGTTGAGATCAGGAAATTTGCCGTCGGTGGTCAAGATCTTTACGTCAGGTTGAATGCTGCTGATCTAG ATTTTTCCTCGGATGAGAAGAGACACCGAACTGGAAAAATCATAGGTTGGAGTATTGGAGTCAGCGTTATGCTTATTCTGAGTGTTCTCGTGTTATGCTTTTGGAAGAGGAGACAGAAGCAAGCAAAAGCATATGttgttggaatgaaaaacttTGTAGAGATggaaaaagtgtga